One Thioclava sp. ES.031 genomic window, CAGCCGCCCGTCGCGCCCGAAAGCCGTCTGCCCCTCGGGTGTCGTATAGGCGAGCCAGCCGTCCCCGTTCAGCGCGACATCGAGCGGATTGGACGTCTTGGTCAGCGAGCCCTGTCGGTCATCGAGATAGGATCCCTTGTCGAGCACGTAGCTCACGTCATCCTCGGGGCCCGCATTGCCCTTCGAGTTGTAGCTCTCGGTCAGCGAGCGTTCGGCCTTGAAGCCAGCCGTGTTGGCATTGGCCATATTGTTGGCCGAGATGTCGAGGCTGCGCCACAGCGTCGAGGCGAGGGATAGAGAGACGTAATTTGAGCTATCCATGAATTTCCGTCCGCGAGAATGGATCTTGTGGCTTTGTGCTTGGATCGCTGCCAATTTCCATTCAATAATGTTTGCTCTTCTTGGAATAATCAATACTATTCTTTATTGCGCGAAGGAATTCTGGTGCGTTTGAGCAAGAGGTGATGGAATTGCGAGGCGGTTTCCCCTTCATCGGCAGCATTTTGGCGCTCTGTCTGCTGTGCGGCGGTGCTGCGGCGGAGACGCTCCCCGCGCCTCCTCCTTTCGATTTCGCGCAATACACGCAGGCGGGGTTCCTCGCGGATCGCGATGTTCTGACCGCTGGCTTCGCCGCAGCCGAGCCGGGGTCGTCGCGCGCCATTGCGCGGCTCGATCTCGCGGAATTCTATCTCGCCCATGTAATGTTGCCCGAGGGGCGCTCTGTGCTGGGCGATGAAATGCCCGACGGTTTGATCCCGGCAGAGCAGGCCCGCTGGCGCGCGATCGCGGCCGGGTTCAGCATTATGGAAGGGACGGGGGTGCCGACTGGCACGCTCCTGCCGAATGCCGACTGGGCGAACTGGCAGGACTATCACCTCTGGGCGGCGCTGAACGCGATCACGCAGGGCGACGCGGTGGAGCTTGACGGCAATCTCGCGGGCGCAGCTGACCGGCTTCCGTCCTATCCGCCCGTTTTCGTAGAGGCCTGCTTGCCCGCGCTTCTGGAAGGCGCGATCGCGGTCAGGAAATGGTCTCTGGCCCAGCGGCTGAGCCGGGATTTCGACGACTATCCCGAGCTTAAATCGCAGCCGGTCTATAGCTTCCTTCTCGGCCGTGTGGCCGAGCAATCGCATCATCCCGACAAGGCCTATGCCGCCTATCGCGAAGCGGCGAAGGGGCAGGATCGGTACGCGCAGCGGGCGCGGCTTGCATTGGTCAGTCTGGGGCTCGAGCATGGAGCGCTGACGCCCGACCAAGGTTTGTCGATGCTCGCCGAGGCTAACCTTGCGTGGCGCGGCGACAGGTTCGACCTTCAGGCGCTCGAACAGCGCGCGCATCTGGGCGAGACGTCCGGCCACGATGTGGATGCGCTGATTGCCTATGGCGAGATCCTCTCCCGGTTCCCCGAGCGTCCTCAGGCGCGCGCGGCGGCGCAGGCTGCCGACAAGCTGCTCAAGGCATTCTATGCGAAGGGCGCGGCGGGGAAGATTTCGCTCACGGATTTTGCCGACGGGCATCAGCGGTT contains:
- a CDS encoding lipopolysaccharide assembly protein LapB, coding for MELRGGFPFIGSILALCLLCGGAAAETLPAPPPFDFAQYTQAGFLADRDVLTAGFAAAEPGSSRAIARLDLAEFYLAHVMLPEGRSVLGDEMPDGLIPAEQARWRAIAAGFSIMEGTGVPTGTLLPNADWANWQDYHLWAALNAITQGDAVELDGNLAGAADRLPSYPPVFVEACLPALLEGAIAVRKWSLAQRLSRDFDDYPELKSQPVYSFLLGRVAEQSHHPDKAYAAYREAAKGQDRYAQRARLALVSLGLEHGALTPDQGLSMLAEANLAWRGDRFDLQALEQRAHLGETSGHDVDALIAYGEILSRFPERPQARAAAQAADKLLKAFYAKGAAGKISLTDFADGHQRLEAYYELRPDFQTYAEQFADRLLELGATTQAATEYRKIREALSAQRKDNPEAVSQDRMAYLALREAEALARGGQFARAAKVLEASERPADAQELNQFNALQARVLAEAGKTDAALQAKVTSHSVDHLRLQARLHWKKGDWKAATRSYRELWKKAPDDFSETDAVELLLAAYRSGDLTTARSVAEVFPRLAGREDLNKLVASLLAEPAKLSPLMDAAARDRLRKADDALEMVGSEAKQAGG